A region of Thermithiobacillus plumbiphilus DNA encodes the following proteins:
- a CDS encoding SEC-C domain-containing protein: MNALHKWGPKNCFYEYDLYSTHFGTIVNDEVEKYLFGSIDVRGAKAVRAFANGDPCAMHDSFQDFFEYLDAQKLRTPKGLDWIKSRYPALNQLQLMREMQGLRLMHCTMWTEGVREIVSAEESDVKFIVTDHPVTVYNAALPPTSPECSYPGDPLIELVGSQTVFALDANTCLILTHLENAQEPRASNLTAPRTHARYRGQSLVRTDAFIRKRKLSRDEVIAINHLLKSCARRYLAAANQEWLYPERSFAGGWQDIAKVLLPRDDLWRFGGEIYVGYADGATHYQDAFGRTSGAHKYLQRKKRQSNLGPNDACGCGSGRKFKHCCKDLPEADRPSWDVYGIRERNLMLSRAVQDILGLTAGKSWDDVRRELSDEQVKRIHEAFGSLWPEDTDLTEVLPRATRSAFRVVYLGVADPRTVEATVLGWLPYFDEVVLAHPFINPLRIKPEFSPTKSPSQHKAQTLKNVLLLLVLEPYIRSGYVHLIPDPGDFNPLFGTSALQMAEERTAGWKPDQKSMGLLNALAKDDHHRLLRQLPENSLRQWFRKHMSQASDTEIESTIAYMKAELAADPYALLQPTEPGETGAQFLYFKGYSLEAAMYLASLTGSAIYTDVEAHWQQLHLHAVQTGRAVAGSWTPVVESLRAIDFPIDMNAQTLYEVRQSGRFGGMRAAMRRLAEASRQSSGQPQQDQIALQFTAAAKAVKSQWASVPHTLRLIGNVELSVPAGGFERNDVRRLLLTFGKAKTVHSIPLAMLIRLEAAAAAIA; the protein is encoded by the coding sequence ATGAACGCCCTGCACAAATGGGGGCCGAAGAACTGCTTCTACGAGTACGACCTCTACTCCACGCACTTCGGCACGATCGTGAACGATGAGGTCGAGAAGTACCTCTTTGGCTCCATTGACGTAAGGGGAGCCAAGGCAGTTCGCGCCTTTGCTAACGGAGACCCGTGCGCGATGCACGACTCGTTCCAGGACTTCTTCGAGTACCTGGACGCTCAGAAGCTGCGAACTCCCAAGGGCTTGGACTGGATCAAGTCGCGCTACCCGGCGCTGAACCAACTGCAACTCATGCGAGAGATGCAGGGCCTGCGCCTCATGCACTGCACGATGTGGACGGAAGGGGTACGGGAGATCGTTTCCGCGGAAGAATCGGACGTCAAGTTCATAGTGACTGACCATCCCGTGACCGTCTACAACGCTGCGCTGCCTCCGACATCGCCTGAATGTTCGTATCCCGGAGATCCACTCATCGAGTTGGTCGGATCTCAGACGGTCTTTGCGCTCGACGCAAACACGTGCCTCATCCTGACTCACTTGGAGAACGCGCAGGAGCCAAGAGCTTCCAACCTGACCGCACCGAGAACACACGCTCGGTATCGAGGGCAGAGTCTGGTGCGGACTGACGCCTTCATCCGAAAGCGCAAGCTCTCGCGAGACGAAGTCATCGCAATCAACCACCTGCTCAAGAGCTGCGCGCGGAGATACTTGGCTGCAGCGAACCAGGAGTGGTTGTACCCGGAGAGGTCGTTTGCTGGAGGATGGCAGGACATCGCGAAAGTACTGCTTCCACGAGATGACCTCTGGCGATTCGGCGGCGAGATCTACGTTGGGTATGCGGATGGGGCCACGCACTACCAGGACGCCTTCGGCAGGACCTCTGGTGCCCACAAGTACCTGCAGCGCAAGAAGCGTCAATCCAATCTTGGCCCGAACGATGCTTGTGGCTGCGGCAGCGGCCGCAAATTCAAGCATTGCTGCAAGGACCTGCCCGAGGCTGATCGTCCATCATGGGATGTCTACGGCATTCGAGAGCGCAATCTCATGCTCAGCCGGGCCGTCCAGGACATCTTGGGGCTGACGGCCGGAAAGTCTTGGGATGATGTTCGACGAGAGCTGAGCGACGAGCAAGTTAAGCGCATCCATGAGGCGTTCGGCAGCCTTTGGCCGGAGGACACTGACCTCACGGAGGTATTGCCAAGAGCTACAAGAAGCGCGTTTCGGGTTGTGTACCTGGGTGTGGCCGACCCTCGCACAGTCGAGGCGACGGTCCTCGGGTGGCTCCCATACTTCGATGAGGTTGTTCTTGCCCATCCGTTCATCAATCCTCTGCGCATCAAACCAGAGTTCAGCCCAACGAAGTCACCATCGCAACACAAGGCGCAAACGCTCAAGAACGTGCTTTTGCTGCTGGTCCTGGAGCCGTACATCCGGTCAGGCTATGTGCACCTGATCCCGGACCCGGGAGACTTTAACCCTCTGTTCGGCACGTCGGCGCTTCAGATGGCAGAGGAGCGCACTGCAGGCTGGAAGCCGGACCAAAAGAGCATGGGGCTGCTCAATGCGCTCGCCAAAGACGACCACCATCGGCTTCTACGGCAGTTGCCGGAGAACTCCTTGAGGCAATGGTTCCGTAAGCACATGTCGCAGGCGTCGGACACGGAGATCGAGTCTACCATTGCCTACATGAAGGCTGAGCTTGCCGCTGACCCGTACGCTCTGCTGCAACCGACCGAGCCGGGAGAGACAGGAGCACAATTTCTGTACTTCAAGGGCTACAGTCTGGAAGCGGCGATGTACCTCGCCTCACTCACAGGTTCGGCCATCTATACAGATGTCGAAGCTCATTGGCAGCAATTGCACTTGCACGCTGTGCAAACAGGCCGAGCGGTGGCTGGCTCTTGGACACCTGTGGTGGAGAGCTTGCGAGCCATCGATTTCCCGATCGACATGAACGCGCAGACGCTCTACGAGGTTCGCCAGTCGGGTCGCTTTGGCGGCATGAGGGCAGCGATGAGGCGGCTTGCCGAGGCATCGCGGCAATCAAGCGGCCAACCGCAGCAGGACCAGATTGCCCTGCAGTTCACGGCGGCGGCGAAAGCGGTGAAAAGCCAATGGGCGAGTGTGCCCCACACGCTGCGCCTGATTGGGAATGTTGAGCTCTCTGTTCCTGCGGGGGGCTTCGAGCGAAACGACGTGCGACGACTGCTACTGACGTTCGGAAAAGCCAAAACTGTCCACTCTATACCGCTCGCCATGTTGATTAGGCTCGAAGCAGCTGCCGCAGCCATTGCTTAG
- a CDS encoding Fic family protein produces the protein MLKTDTLQITPEILSLIARIDEFKGAWRALGTLAPDRLSALRRVATIESIGSSTRIEGSKLSDREVEQLLSNLEIKSFATRDEQEVAGYAELMDLVFSSWQDIPFTENHIKQLHQILLRYSEKDTWHRGNYKTNSNSVAAFDENGKQIGIVFQTATPFDTPRLMTELVDWVNQERETARLHPLLIIALCVVVFLEIHPFQDGNGRLSRVLTTLLLLQAGYAYVPYSSLESVIEQSKEAYYLALRQTQGTIRTEAPNWQPWLVFFLRSLAEQVRRLEKKVEREKIVLAAMPELQLQIVEFVREHGRVTIGEAIKLTGASRNTLKQHFRALVERGTLDQHGRGRGVWYGLR, from the coding sequence ATGCTGAAAACCGACACCCTCCAGATCACCCCGGAGATCCTGAGTCTCATCGCCAGGATCGACGAGTTCAAGGGCGCCTGGCGCGCCTTGGGCACGCTCGCGCCCGACCGGCTGTCGGCCCTGCGTCGCGTGGCCACCATCGAGAGCATCGGCTCCTCCACCCGAATCGAGGGCAGCAAACTGTCCGACCGTGAGGTGGAGCAATTGCTGTCGAACCTGGAGATCAAGTCATTCGCCACCCGCGACGAGCAGGAAGTGGCCGGCTACGCCGAGCTGATGGATCTGGTGTTCTCCTCGTGGCAGGACATCCCGTTCACCGAGAACCACATCAAGCAGTTGCACCAGATCCTGCTGCGCTACAGCGAGAAGGACACCTGGCATCGCGGCAACTACAAGACCAACTCGAACAGCGTCGCCGCCTTCGACGAGAATGGGAAGCAGATCGGTATCGTGTTCCAGACGGCCACACCGTTCGACACGCCCCGCCTGATGACGGAACTGGTGGACTGGGTGAACCAGGAGCGCGAAACGGCCCGGCTGCATCCGCTGTTGATCATCGCCCTGTGCGTCGTCGTGTTCCTGGAGATTCACCCTTTCCAGGACGGTAACGGACGGCTCTCCCGCGTGCTGACCACGCTCCTGCTCCTGCAGGCCGGCTACGCCTATGTGCCTTACAGCTCGCTGGAGAGCGTGATCGAACAGAGCAAGGAGGCGTACTACCTGGCGCTGCGCCAGACACAGGGCACGATCCGTACCGAGGCGCCGAACTGGCAGCCGTGGCTGGTGTTCTTCCTTCGCTCCCTGGCCGAGCAGGTGCGGCGCCTGGAGAAGAAGGTCGAGCGCGAGAAGATCGTGCTGGCGGCCATGCCGGAACTACAACTACAGATCGTCGAGTTCGTACGCGAGCACGGGCGCGTCACCATCGGCGAGGCCATCAAGCTGACCGGGGCCAGCCGCAATACGCTCAAGCAGCATTTCCGGGCGCTGGTCGAGCGCGGCACGCTTGATCAGCACGGCAGGGGCCGGGGAGTTTGGTACGGCCTGCGCTGA
- a CDS encoding BrxE family protein, producing MTNKTSEAYLPTILSLRLLIGFLGERSQFAWWNTSFFGDYSLRSLEFVVPKTAPLAQYHGVVEAARRLHDEQVNVGSFHLFRLPEEVEQDLHALMGTDEGIRILQSAVQGKDVALAALSQMADSKESAMEGPASVGGIDQFGTHEVSSAIAAGYFFAFANQTRAYPYLMG from the coding sequence ATGACTAATAAGACGAGCGAAGCATATCTCCCAACGATACTCAGTTTGAGATTGCTTATTGGGTTCCTGGGGGAGCGGTCTCAGTTCGCCTGGTGGAACACCTCATTCTTTGGCGACTACAGCCTGCGCTCGCTCGAATTCGTGGTGCCGAAAACAGCCCCACTTGCCCAGTACCACGGCGTGGTTGAGGCGGCGAGACGGCTTCACGACGAGCAGGTCAACGTAGGCAGTTTCCATCTGTTCAGGCTGCCTGAGGAGGTGGAGCAAGACCTGCACGCGCTGATGGGCACAGATGAGGGGATACGGATTCTTCAAAGCGCGGTGCAAGGCAAAGACGTAGCACTTGCGGCGCTCTCCCAGATGGCTGATAGCAAGGAGAGCGCGATGGAGGGCCCGGCCTCTGTTGGTGGAATCGATCAGTTTGGAACGCACGAAGTTTCGAGCGCAATCGCCGCAGGCTATTTCTTTGCCTTCGCCAACCAGACCCGCGCTTATCCGTATCTCATGGGGTGA
- a CDS encoding ZIP family metal transporter, whose amino-acid sequence MPGPPTATQVAVLLLSLLSLLTTWLGVMLAVRLRENARAIAAGIGFSTGIMLLISLLELIPESIGIMGVPPTLLGCVLGAGLVWTAHLIVPHTHLVKEQGMADRMLVKSAYLVAFGLILHDVPEGFAMANAYIASPQLGVLIAIAIALHNVPEEFAMAVPAVAARSRRFLYGAALLSALAEPLGAILGLVAVGIAPALNAHFMAFAAGAMIFVSLHELVPMARRYRNMRLFAAGMLLSALVYGLLARITGLA is encoded by the coding sequence ATGCCCGGGCCGCCGACCGCGACCCAAGTCGCAGTCCTGCTGCTGTCCCTGCTGTCGCTATTGACGACCTGGCTCGGCGTGATGCTGGCCGTGCGGCTGCGCGAGAACGCCCGCGCCATCGCCGCCGGCATCGGCTTTTCCACCGGCATCATGCTGCTGATCTCGCTGCTGGAACTCATCCCCGAGTCGATCGGCATCATGGGCGTGCCGCCCACCCTGCTCGGTTGCGTCCTCGGCGCCGGCCTGGTCTGGACGGCCCACCTCATCGTCCCGCACACTCACCTGGTGAAGGAGCAAGGGATGGCCGACAGGATGCTCGTCAAGTCGGCATATCTGGTGGCCTTCGGCCTGATCCTGCACGACGTTCCCGAAGGTTTCGCGATGGCCAATGCCTATATCGCCTCGCCGCAACTGGGCGTGCTGATCGCCATTGCCATCGCCCTGCACAACGTGCCCGAGGAGTTCGCCATGGCGGTGCCGGCGGTGGCGGCCCGCAGCCGGCGCTTTCTTTACGGCGCCGCCCTGCTCTCGGCGCTGGCCGAGCCCCTCGGGGCGATCCTCGGCCTGGTGGCGGTCGGGATCGCGCCTGCCCTCAATGCCCATTTCATGGCCTTTGCCGCCGGGGCGATGATCTTCGTGTCCTTGCACGAGCTGGTGCCCATGGCGCGGCGCTACCGCAACATGCGCCTGTTCGCGGCCGGCATGCTGCTGAGCGCGCTGGTCTATGGGCTGCTGGCCAGAATCACCGGGCTCGCATGA
- a CDS encoding DUF1819 family protein gives MAETRPYTTQLQAGLGLVDETKTLLDLWTPGMSTTELFQKALESGRFPTITARRLRNIIVESFAPRYLVREGAPAHHLKRLLQRLSASEISQLMLLFTCRANPILGDFVRQVYWSRYEGGYTEISNEDARAFVERGIDDGKTARRWSETTIRRVSGYLTGCCADYGLLERGIRKSRRIVPFRISPSVAAYLAYELHFAGVGDNALLSHEDWQVFGLARDDVLEEIKRLSLQGLLIVQAASDVVRISWKHPHMEALCDVLAQS, from the coding sequence GTGGCAGAGACAAGACCCTACACCACCCAATTGCAAGCTGGTCTCGGCCTTGTAGACGAGACGAAAACGCTGCTCGACCTGTGGACGCCAGGAATGTCCACAACCGAGCTATTCCAAAAGGCGCTGGAATCGGGTCGATTCCCGACCATCACGGCGCGACGCCTTCGGAACATCATCGTCGAGAGCTTTGCCCCTAGGTACCTCGTGCGAGAAGGAGCACCGGCTCACCATCTGAAGAGGCTTCTGCAGCGCCTGTCGGCCAGTGAGATCAGCCAGCTCATGCTGTTGTTCACCTGCCGAGCCAACCCGATTCTTGGCGATTTTGTTCGGCAGGTGTACTGGAGTCGCTACGAAGGCGGATACACGGAAATTTCGAATGAAGATGCGCGTGCATTCGTAGAGCGCGGCATCGATGACGGCAAGACCGCGAGGCGCTGGTCCGAAACGACCATTCGCCGTGTCTCCGGCTACTTGACAGGCTGCTGCGCCGACTACGGTTTGCTCGAACGCGGAATACGAAAGAGCCGCCGCATTGTCCCGTTCCGGATTTCGCCGAGTGTCGCTGCCTACCTCGCTTACGAACTGCATTTCGCGGGCGTGGGAGACAACGCGCTGTTGTCGCATGAGGACTGGCAGGTGTTTGGTTTGGCGCGCGACGACGTATTGGAGGAGATCAAGCGACTATCACTGCAGGGGCTGCTGATCGTCCAAGCAGCATCCGATGTCGTGCGTATTAGTTGGAAACACCCTCACATGGAGGCGCTCTGCGATGTCCTCGCTCAAAGCTGA
- a CDS encoding WYL domain-containing protein produces the protein MPNEQLADLTQPQRDRLAFVELRVLFIGEIRRQDLVSRFGIQSAAATRDLALYKELAPGNIDYDPKGKSYVLGPDFKPVFDFPPERVLSWLTQGFGDGEPTRLKAWVASEIPSRLTYPNLDILACVTRAIHQECLLRIEYHSISSGRTEREIAPFALIDNGLRWHVRAFDRKTQDFRDFVITRIKRPKVLKDAGVEGHERPDQDIQWTRIVELELVPHPDQPRPEITEMDYGMQGGALRMKLRAATAGYILRKWSVDCSPDHSLRGHEYRLWLKDHLALYGVKNAILAPGYRIPEAAPSGRAGAATN, from the coding sequence ATGCCGAACGAACAGCTTGCCGATCTGACCCAGCCGCAGCGCGATCGCCTCGCGTTCGTTGAGCTGCGTGTGCTCTTCATCGGGGAGATCCGCCGCCAGGACCTGGTTTCGCGGTTCGGTATCCAGTCTGCCGCCGCCACAAGGGACTTAGCGCTTTACAAGGAGTTGGCTCCGGGGAACATCGACTACGACCCCAAGGGCAAGTCCTATGTCCTGGGTCCGGATTTCAAGCCGGTCTTCGATTTTCCGCCCGAGCGTGTGCTGTCGTGGCTGACGCAGGGGTTTGGGGATGGGGAACCCACGCGACTCAAGGCATGGGTAGCCAGCGAGATTCCATCACGGCTCACTTATCCGAATCTCGACATACTGGCCTGTGTTACGCGAGCCATTCACCAGGAATGCCTGCTCAGAATTGAGTACCACTCGATCTCCAGCGGCCGCACGGAGCGGGAAATCGCCCCCTTCGCGCTGATCGACAACGGTCTGCGCTGGCACGTCCGTGCTTTCGACCGCAAGACCCAGGATTTTCGCGACTTCGTCATCACGCGCATCAAGAGACCGAAGGTGCTCAAGGATGCGGGGGTCGAAGGACATGAACGGCCTGATCAGGACATCCAGTGGACCCGGATCGTCGAGCTGGAGCTCGTACCCCATCCGGACCAGCCGCGGCCGGAGATCACCGAGATGGACTACGGCATGCAGGGTGGCGCGTTACGCATGAAGCTGCGCGCGGCGACAGCCGGCTACATCCTCCGCAAGTGGAGCGTGGACTGCTCGCCCGATCACAGCCTGCGTGGGCACGAATATCGGTTGTGGCTCAAGGATCACTTGGCGCTTTATGGGGTGAAGAACGCCATCCTGGCTCCGGGATACCGCATCCCAGAGGCAGCGCCGAGCGGCCGCGCCGGAGCAGCGACCAATTAA
- a CDS encoding BREX protein BrxB domain-containing protein: MSSLKADFDELRERIRHGRELGHASFEPIYYLVFDPKLILEVKRQTPAWIAKLHQEGWEVHIFSIAEQIWQLLKDDPFWSLCVMEDKSAPLDWSRTNKALADILMADNALLKRLEATLEPLEGKRNALLLVTDLEALHPFLRIGAIESQLQGKFHVPTVFLYPGVRTGTTRLKFLGFYPEDGNYRSVHVGG, from the coding sequence ATGTCCTCGCTCAAAGCTGACTTTGATGAACTGCGGGAGCGCATCCGGCATGGGCGCGAGCTCGGCCATGCGAGCTTCGAGCCGATCTACTACCTCGTGTTCGATCCGAAGTTGATTCTCGAGGTCAAGCGTCAAACGCCGGCCTGGATTGCCAAGCTTCATCAGGAAGGTTGGGAGGTACATATATTCTCAATCGCCGAGCAAATCTGGCAGCTGCTGAAAGACGACCCCTTCTGGTCGCTCTGCGTCATGGAGGACAAATCCGCACCTCTGGACTGGTCCCGGACCAACAAGGCACTTGCCGACATTCTGATGGCCGACAACGCGCTCCTCAAGCGCCTGGAGGCGACCCTGGAGCCACTGGAGGGAAAGCGAAACGCCCTGCTGCTGGTCACCGACCTGGAGGCACTTCATCCCTTCCTACGCATCGGTGCCATCGAAAGCCAGCTCCAGGGCAAGTTTCATGTGCCGACCGTGTTTCTGTACCCAGGCGTGCGCACTGGGACAACTCGCCTGAAGTTCCTGGGCTTCTACCCGGAGGACGGCAACTATCGGTCCGTCCACGTAGGCGGCTAA
- a CDS encoding helix-turn-helix transcriptional regulator, translating into MEVVHLNQKQLAARWSISEATLERWRSEGIGPKFLKLCGRVLYRQIDIEAYEASCLATSTKCRGARVSAE; encoded by the coding sequence ATGGAAGTCGTTCATCTCAACCAGAAGCAACTGGCCGCCCGCTGGAGCATCAGCGAGGCCACGCTGGAGCGCTGGCGCAGCGAGGGAATCGGGCCCAAGTTCCTGAAGCTCTGCGGCCGCGTCCTCTACCGCCAGATCGACATCGAAGCCTACGAGGCGTCGTGCCTGGCGACCTCGACCAAGTGCCGCGGCGCCCGGGTGAGTGCAGAGTGA
- a CDS encoding cation diffusion facilitator family transporter gives MNVERWGWYSILVNVVLAGLHAVIAAASGSLAVAAELVHNLVDLLTAVAVLAGLKIAARKSTAFPYGLYKVENLVAAGLAIMVFVSAWEIVRQALSATPAPVRTDAWMLAVLLATAATPLAFSRFELRAGRAANSPALIADAREYRVHVFTTGLAFLALLAQWLRFPLDRIAALLIVVAVVKTGWDLLRDAMRVLLDASLDARTLDAIRETIHADPAVTEILWITGRNAGRFCFVEAGVALRVVDSNRTEAVVRRIEAAVRAEVPHVERVLLHVEAPASPYLRCALPLADPAGTLSPHFGKAPWFALVSVRRADGAVGERVILTNPHGGEARAKGIRVAEWLVAQKVDLVLTREDLKEKGPAYVLHDAGVELHQTDRGTVAEALAQLRKRSTHKGANYGFDLTTLHCRAKPRIAWGRAIMQVVVNNDRHNATEHPKSGAAGRRLFPSAGQCRHPTARPVRM, from the coding sequence ATGAACGTCGAACGCTGGGGCTGGTATTCGATCCTGGTCAACGTCGTGCTGGCGGGCCTGCACGCCGTCATCGCCGCCGCGTCCGGCAGCCTGGCCGTCGCGGCGGAACTGGTCCACAACCTGGTCGACCTGCTGACGGCGGTGGCCGTGCTCGCAGGGCTCAAGATCGCCGCCCGCAAGTCCACGGCCTTCCCGTACGGGCTGTACAAGGTGGAGAACCTGGTTGCGGCCGGTCTCGCCATCATGGTCTTCGTCAGCGCCTGGGAGATCGTGCGCCAAGCGCTTTCGGCGACGCCTGCGCCCGTGCGAACGGACGCCTGGATGCTCGCCGTACTGCTGGCCACGGCCGCCACTCCGCTCGCCTTCAGCCGCTTCGAGCTGCGCGCAGGGCGGGCCGCCAATTCACCCGCCCTCATCGCCGATGCGCGTGAGTACCGCGTGCACGTCTTCACCACCGGCCTCGCCTTTCTGGCCCTGCTTGCGCAATGGCTGCGCTTTCCCCTCGACCGCATCGCGGCACTGCTCATCGTCGTTGCGGTGGTCAAGACCGGATGGGACCTGCTGCGCGACGCCATGCGCGTCCTGCTGGATGCCTCCCTCGACGCCAGGACGCTCGATGCCATCCGCGAGACGATCCATGCCGACCCGGCCGTGACCGAGATACTCTGGATCACCGGTCGCAATGCCGGGCGCTTCTGCTTTGTCGAGGCCGGCGTCGCGCTGCGAGTCGTCGACTCGAACAGGACCGAGGCCGTGGTACGTCGCATCGAAGCCGCCGTGCGTGCGGAAGTGCCGCATGTGGAGCGGGTCCTGCTGCACGTGGAGGCCCCGGCCTCGCCCTATCTGCGCTGCGCCCTGCCGCTGGCTGACCCCGCCGGCACCCTGAGCCCCCACTTCGGCAAAGCGCCCTGGTTTGCCCTGGTCTCGGTGCGCCGCGCTGATGGTGCGGTGGGCGAGCGCGTAATCCTGACCAACCCTCACGGCGGGGAGGCGCGGGCCAAAGGAATCCGGGTGGCGGAATGGCTGGTTGCACAGAAAGTGGACCTGGTGCTCACCCGAGAGGACCTGAAGGAAAAGGGTCCCGCGTATGTGCTGCACGATGCGGGGGTCGAACTGCACCAGACTGATCGCGGAACAGTGGCGGAAGCGCTGGCGCAACTGCGGAAGCGATCCACTCATAAGGGAGCGAACTATGGATTCGACTTGACAACTCTGCATTGTCGCGCGAAACCGCGGATTGCTTGGGGGCGGGCCATTATGCAGGTAGTTGTCAACAATGACCGACATAACGCAACCGAGCATCCCAAATCAGGTGCCGCCGGGCGAAGATTGTTTCCTTCGGCCGGGCAATGCCGTCATCCAACTGCTCGACCAGTCCGCATGTAA